In Myxococcales bacterium, a single genomic region encodes these proteins:
- a CDS encoding FAD-binding oxidoreductase, with amino-acid sequence MSVALLLDALERHLPPGTLSREAGDLVTYGRDWTKVHEPAPCAVALPSSASDVATVVRWANENKVALVPSGGRTGLAAGAVAARGELVVSLSRMRAMGEVDTVGATLRVEAGAITEAVHEHTKPHGLTWPVDFASKGSSTVGGNIATNAGGVKVIRYGLTRQWVLGLEVVLPNGELIAPGGSLEKNNSGLDLRQLFIGSEGTLGIVTAATLKLTRIPEALDVMLFAVADLTAVLTLFSAARKGPFTISAYECFTDACLSRLMRHRNVASPFGEPHSHFVLLEVETAERAALEAWVADVFERGLANDGVMAQHGGEAAQLWTLREGISESLSATGFPHKNDISLPIAELLPFTTALEELMASRYPGWEICLFGHIGDGNLHVNIMKPDAMAKDDFLAKTKDVDGDMFRLVQRHRGSISAEHGIGLLKKPYLSFTRSPEELSVMRAVKAALDPNNVMNPGKIFD; translated from the coding sequence ATGTCGGTTGCGCTGCTGCTGGATGCCCTCGAACGACACTTGCCGCCGGGTACGCTCTCGCGCGAGGCCGGGGATCTTGTCACCTACGGCCGCGACTGGACCAAGGTCCACGAGCCGGCCCCCTGCGCCGTAGCGCTGCCATCGTCAGCGAGCGACGTCGCGACCGTCGTTCGTTGGGCTAACGAAAACAAGGTCGCGCTCGTCCCTTCGGGCGGCCGCACGGGCCTCGCCGCCGGCGCGGTTGCGGCGCGAGGCGAGCTCGTCGTGTCCCTCTCGCGGATGCGCGCCATGGGTGAGGTCGACACGGTTGGCGCGACGTTGCGAGTCGAGGCTGGCGCGATCACCGAGGCGGTCCACGAGCACACGAAGCCGCACGGGCTCACGTGGCCTGTCGACTTTGCCTCGAAGGGCTCCAGCACCGTCGGCGGCAACATCGCCACCAACGCTGGCGGCGTGAAGGTCATTCGCTACGGGCTTACGCGCCAGTGGGTGCTTGGCCTCGAGGTCGTGCTCCCGAACGGCGAGCTCATCGCGCCCGGCGGCTCCCTGGAGAAGAACAACAGCGGGCTCGATTTGCGTCAGCTCTTCATCGGCTCCGAGGGCACGCTCGGCATCGTCACCGCGGCGACGCTCAAGCTGACGCGCATTCCCGAAGCCCTCGACGTGATGCTCTTCGCTGTCGCCGATCTCACGGCGGTGCTGACGCTCTTTTCCGCGGCCCGCAAGGGCCCGTTCACGATCTCGGCTTACGAGTGTTTCACGGACGCGTGCCTGTCGCGGCTCATGCGGCACCGCAACGTCGCATCGCCCTTTGGCGAGCCGCACTCCCACTTCGTCCTCCTCGAGGTCGAGACGGCCGAGCGCGCGGCGCTCGAGGCATGGGTCGCCGACGTCTTCGAGCGAGGCCTCGCGAACGACGGCGTCATGGCGCAACACGGCGGCGAAGCGGCCCAACTTTGGACGCTGCGCGAAGGGATCAGTGAGAGCCTCTCGGCGACGGGGTTCCCGCACAAGAACGACATCTCGCTCCCCATCGCCGAGCTCTTGCCGTTCACGACGGCGCTCGAAGAGCTCATGGCTTCGCGCTATCCGGGCTGGGAAATCTGCCTCTTCGGTCACATCGGAGACGGCAACTTGCACGTGAACATCATGAAGCCCGACGCGATGGCGAAGGACGACTTCTTGGCGAAGACGAAGGACGTCGACGGTGACATGTTCCGTTTGGTGCAACGGCACCGAGGGTCCATCTCGGCCGAACACGGCATCGGCCTCTTGAAGAAGCCGTACCTGTCGTTCACTCGCTCGCCCGAAGAGCTGTCGGTCATGCGCGCCGTCAAGGCCGCGCTCGACCCGAACAACGTCATGAATCCTGGAAAGATCTTCGACTGA
- the serC gene encoding 3-phosphoserine/phosphohydroxythreonine transaminase — MQRALNFNAGPATLPLAALERARDELLDFAGTGMSVMEHSHRGKEYEAVHDEALALLREIFAVPASHEIVFLQGGATQAFATIPMNFLRPGESADVLVNGAWGEKAMSEGTPAAKLVGANLRVAATTVESDKSYRRVPREDELKLDGAAVYRHVTSNETIHGIQFHEMPALGDTVICDMSSDFGWRPVDVSRYAMIYAGAQKNLGPSGVAIAMIRRDLLDRAGAALPKIFSFKTIAENKSLYNTAPTFAIYLVRNVLSWVKSEGGLPAMEKRNREKAALVYGAIDARSDFYRCPVDAASRSVMNVVFRLPTPELEDRFVAEAKKARMVGLKGHRSVGGVRVSLYNAVSVEWAKALADFMKTFGG, encoded by the coding sequence ATGCAGCGTGCGCTCAATTTCAACGCCGGTCCCGCCACGCTTCCTCTCGCCGCCCTCGAGCGCGCCAGAGACGAGCTGCTCGACTTCGCGGGCACTGGCATGAGCGTCATGGAGCACAGCCACCGCGGGAAGGAGTACGAAGCGGTCCACGACGAGGCGCTGGCGCTGCTGCGCGAGATCTTCGCCGTGCCGGCCTCCCACGAGATCGTGTTCCTCCAGGGCGGCGCGACGCAGGCCTTCGCGACGATCCCCATGAACTTCCTCCGCCCCGGCGAGTCGGCCGACGTGCTCGTCAACGGCGCTTGGGGTGAGAAGGCCATGAGCGAAGGCACGCCGGCTGCGAAGCTCGTCGGCGCGAATCTCCGCGTCGCCGCCACGACCGTGGAGTCCGACAAGTCTTACCGGCGCGTGCCGCGCGAGGACGAACTCAAGCTCGACGGTGCGGCCGTCTATCGGCACGTAACCAGCAACGAGACCATCCACGGCATTCAGTTCCATGAGATGCCGGCGCTCGGCGACACGGTCATCTGTGACATGTCGAGCGATTTTGGCTGGCGCCCCGTCGACGTGAGCCGCTACGCGATGATCTACGCGGGGGCGCAGAAGAACTTGGGGCCGAGCGGCGTCGCCATCGCGATGATTCGCAGAGATCTCCTAGACCGGGCCGGCGCTGCGCTGCCGAAGATCTTCTCATTCAAGACCATCGCTGAGAACAAGTCGCTCTACAACACGGCGCCCACCTTCGCGATCTACCTCGTTCGCAATGTCCTCTCGTGGGTGAAGAGCGAAGGCGGCCTCCCGGCCATGGAGAAGCGGAACCGCGAGAAGGCCGCGCTCGTCTACGGCGCCATCGACGCGCGATCTGACTTTTATCGCTGCCCCGTGGACGCGGCGTCGCGCTCCGTGATGAACGTCGTCTTCCGCTTGCCGACCCCGGAGCTCGAAGACCGCTTCGTCGCGGAGGCCAAGAAGGCGCGCATGGTAGGCCTCAAGGGCCACCGCAGCGTCGGCGGTGTCCGCGTGTCCCTCTACAACGCCGTCAGCGTCGAGTGGGCAAAGGCGCTCGCCGACTTCATGAAAACGTTCGGAGGCTGA
- a CDS encoding SMI1/KNR4 family protein — MKEQWQKIELWLGANVAGVLETLLPGATLPEIQRAEEILGVTLPDEMREAYAIHNGQALDQATAGYGLVAGHELLRLSHITAAWRGYKQQYDEGTFDVMPEPAEGVKDDFWNPRWIPITTMGAGEHYCIDLDPGPGGSVAQIILWTRDGHRSVVARSFHDWFAQFARDLEEGNYTVARPSMTNEAD; from the coding sequence ATGAAGGAGCAGTGGCAAAAGATCGAGCTCTGGCTCGGTGCCAACGTGGCGGGGGTCCTCGAGACGCTCTTGCCCGGGGCCACCTTGCCGGAGATTCAGCGCGCCGAGGAGATCCTCGGCGTGACGCTGCCCGACGAGATGCGCGAAGCCTACGCCATCCACAACGGTCAGGCCCTCGACCAAGCCACCGCGGGCTACGGCCTCGTCGCGGGCCATGAGCTCCTGCGCCTCTCGCACATCACAGCGGCGTGGCGCGGCTACAAGCAGCAGTACGACGAAGGCACCTTCGACGTAATGCCCGAGCCGGCGGAGGGCGTGAAGGACGACTTCTGGAACCCGCGATGGATTCCCATCACCACCATGGGCGCCGGCGAGCATTACTGCATCGACCTCGACCCAGGCCCCGGCGGTTCCGTCGCGCAGATCATCCTGTGGACCCGCGACGGGCATCGCAGCGTGGTCGCGCGGAGCTTCCACGACTGGTTCGCGCAGTTCGCGAGGGATCTCGAAGAGGGCAACTACACAGTGGCCCGCCCGAGCATGACCAACGAAGCGGACTGA